Proteins from one Acidobacteriota bacterium genomic window:
- the hpnD gene encoding presqualene diphosphate synthase HpnD, which translates to MSQTIDQSNQTAEVITHQSSTNFLYSFLVLPRPKREAIETVYAFCRVVDDIVDEEHPATDPRQELNRWRAEIASCFDDQTPATQLGRDIKRIVAQFPIPQHLFEDMIDGMEMDLDQRRYATFEELEEYCYHVASVTGLMCIEIFGYSQPGTRDYAIKLGKALQMVNIMRDLKEDTRRGRVYLPQDELIQFGYSEKDLFSEVYNSNFVALMRHQGERARTFFKQAREALHPTDRPRMVSAEIMGRIYFKILERIEAASYNVFDDTFKLSKAEKALVAISTWLRMRLR; encoded by the coding sequence ATGTCCCAGACCATTGACCAATCCAATCAAACCGCCGAAGTCATTACCCATCAATCGAGTACCAATTTCCTGTACTCTTTTTTGGTCTTACCACGTCCAAAACGCGAAGCAATTGAAACAGTCTACGCCTTTTGCCGGGTGGTTGATGATATTGTGGACGAAGAACATCCCGCCACCGACCCACGCCAGGAACTCAACCGCTGGCGCGCGGAAATTGCCAGTTGTTTTGACGACCAGACACCAGCCACGCAACTTGGCCGCGATATTAAACGGATTGTGGCCCAGTTTCCCATTCCCCAACATTTGTTTGAGGACATGATTGATGGAATGGAGATGGATCTGGATCAGCGTCGGTATGCCACATTTGAAGAACTGGAAGAATATTGTTATCACGTGGCAAGCGTGACCGGTCTGATGTGCATTGAAATCTTTGGGTACAGCCAGCCAGGCACCAGAGACTATGCCATCAAACTGGGAAAAGCCCTGCAAATGGTCAATATCATGCGGGATTTGAAAGAGGACACACGGCGCGGACGGGTATACCTGCCCCAGGATGAACTCATCCAGTTTGGATATTCTGAAAAGGACCTGTTTTCCGAAGTGTACAATTCGAATTTTGTGGCCCTGATGCGACACCAGGGAGAACGAGCGCGGACCTTTTTCAAACAGGCTCGCGAAGCACTGCACCCAACTGACCGCCCACGGATGGTCTCAGCCGAGATTATGGGACGGATTTACTTCAAAATTCTCGAACGGATCGAAGCCGCCAGCTACAACGTGTTTGACGATACCTTCAAATTGAGCAAAGCCGAAAAAGCACTGGTTGCCATCAGTACCTGGTTAAGAATGCGACTACGATGA